DNA from Planktothrix serta PCC 8927:
TTTAAGGGAGCATCAAAGTTTTTGTCCGGCGTTAAAAACAATGAAATCTTTATGAAAAAAATAACAGAAACAAAAACTAATTTACCGACTAGAAATATACTTTCTTTCCTGAGTTCAATTGATGGTGTATTAGAAAATTGGGGTTATAAACGAATTGGCATCCCTTGGGAACAAGTGGAATATAATCCCCGATTTCATCAACCCGATGTTAAGGATATTCAACCCGGAGAAACGGTTTATGTTCGCTTTGTTGGATATCGAGATGGGGATAGAATTTGTTGTCCAGCAAAAGTTAGTCGAAAATTACCCAACCCATTAAAATAATATGAAATCCTTAAATTAGTGCTACAGATGGCAAGGGAACAGGGAACAGGGAACAGGGAACAGGGGGAAAAGA
Protein-coding regions in this window:
- a CDS encoding nucleotide exchange factor GrpE; amino-acid sequence: MKKITETKTNLPTRNILSFLSSIDGVLENWGYKRIGIPWEQVEYNPRFHQPDVKDIQPGETVYVRFVGYRDGDRICCPAKVSRKLPNPLK